GCGGCGGGAGCGGGAAGTTATAGTTCATCATATAATTAATATCCCTGTAGCCCTGTTTATACCCCTCGGTCAGTTTCTGCCCCTCTATCAGCTCCCCAAGTCTTGAACCAGGGAATGAAATTATAATTTCATCATCACCTGGTAATGCCCTCATATGTTCTCCAGGGTCAGGGAGCGCAACCATGTATTTCCGTTTCTGCATTACCGGTACCAAAAGATACGAGCATACCGGCGGAAAAAAGTGGTACATAACATCATCCTCCTTCTGCATAAAGTGAAGAGGCATAATAAGCCCCCTCATCTGCGCCGAATTTGAATAGATGATTATCACATCCGGTTCAAAGTTTACTGTCTTTAAAGGAGCTGAGACAATCCCTTTATATATACCTATTTCAAAGGCCGGAAACCGCATAAAAAGCCTGTATTCGGGGTCCTCAGGCCTCTCCACATGCCCATAGGCAATTAATGGGGCAAAGCAGTTATTGTCTTCTTTCAGCATGGCAATTGTCTTGTTATCTCTTCGTGATAATGCAAATGACTGGCACTGTGCAACAGGATGACCCAGGTCAATTGATGGCCTGATTGCGCCTGGAGGTATTGTATCTTCCGGTTTAAGCATCTTTACAGCAATCGGGGCAGTGCGAAGAGCAAACTTTCTCTCCAACTCTTCACCATATGAATTAAATTCCGATATGGATGTCATTTTGGTTTCTCCTTTGAATTATTAAGGATTAACTATAAAACTACTAGATTCCACGGTCAAGCTGTGGAATGACGAATTCTAAATTTGCC
This portion of the Desulfatiglans sp. genome encodes:
- a CDS encoding DUF169 domain-containing protein produces the protein MTSISEFNSYGEELERKFALRTAPIAVKMLKPEDTIPPGAIRPSIDLGHPVAQCQSFALSRRDNKTIAMLKEDNNCFAPLIAYGHVERPEDPEYRLFMRFPAFEIGIYKGIVSAPLKTVNFEPDVIIIYSNSAQMRGLIMPLHFMQKEDDVMYHFFPPVCSYLLVPVMQKRKYMVALPDPGEHMRALPGDDEIIISFPGSRLGELIEGQKLTEGYKQGYRDINYMMNYNFPLPPLYQDLFKRWGMG